The Novosphingobium terrae genome has a window encoding:
- a CDS encoding protein adenylyltransferase SelO family protein, whose protein sequence is MRQEPQASPYRPDPQINTIADWLGDKVPPANFPQHILRWRDDTHAATVGLSGLSDEAWIAHFGRFEPLEGNLPQPLALRYHGHQFRHYNPELGDGRGFLFAQMRDGAGRLMDLGTKGSGVTPWSRQGDGRLTLKGAMREILATTMLEALGANTSKTFSVIETGEHLHRGDEPSPTRSAVLVRLSHGHIRIGSFQRLMALEEDAHLAALVDYALAQYPGPKAPEGAPDAENPAVILLHQVVERLADMAASYVASGFVHGVLNTDNMNITGESFDYGPWRWLPAWDASFTAAYFDHAGLYAFGRQGEAIRWNCGQLAIALRPLAETAPLVAALERFEPIFQRRLAQRVLWRLGVQEVGPEEDAAALNVIGKALAASGLSPDVFFHIHRGGRLLEGLPEVVPGALDHALWHEDTAPTNHIDEVERIWAAIDAGDDWQALHDHTAAIGRLGEALGEPLKAVGHQER, encoded by the coding sequence ATGCGCCAAGAACCGCAAGCATCGCCCTACAGGCCTGATCCACAGATCAACACCATCGCCGATTGGCTGGGGGACAAGGTGCCCCCCGCCAATTTCCCCCAACATATCCTGCGCTGGCGTGATGACACCCATGCCGCAACGGTTGGCCTTTCCGGGCTGAGCGATGAGGCATGGATCGCCCATTTCGGGCGTTTTGAGCCGCTGGAGGGCAATCTGCCCCAGCCGCTGGCGCTGCGCTATCACGGCCACCAGTTCCGCCATTACAACCCGGAGTTGGGCGACGGGCGTGGGTTTTTATTTGCCCAGATGCGCGATGGCGCCGGGCGCCTGATGGACCTTGGCACCAAAGGCTCAGGCGTGACGCCATGGAGCCGTCAGGGCGATGGGCGACTCACGCTGAAAGGCGCGATGCGCGAGATTCTGGCCACCACCATGCTGGAAGCCTTGGGCGCCAACACCTCCAAAACCTTCTCCGTGATCGAAACCGGCGAGCATCTCCATCGCGGCGATGAGCCCAGCCCGACTCGCTCCGCCGTGTTGGTGCGCCTGTCGCATGGGCATATCCGTATCGGCAGTTTTCAGCGGTTGATGGCGCTGGAAGAGGATGCGCATCTGGCGGCTTTAGTCGATTACGCTCTGGCGCAATACCCCGGCCCCAAGGCGCCCGAGGGCGCCCCCGACGCAGAAAACCCCGCCGTGATCCTGCTGCATCAGGTGGTGGAGCGGCTGGCCGATATGGCCGCCAGCTATGTGGCGAGCGGCTTCGTCCATGGCGTACTCAACACCGACAATATGAACATCACCGGCGAAAGCTTCGATTACGGCCCATGGCGCTGGCTGCCCGCATGGGACGCCAGCTTCACCGCCGCCTACTTCGATCACGCTGGTCTCTACGCCTTCGGGCGGCAGGGCGAGGCGATTCGCTGGAACTGCGGGCAACTGGCAATAGCTCTGCGGCCTCTGGCAGAAACCGCGCCGCTGGTGGCCGCGCTGGAGCGCTTCGAGCCGATCTTCCAGCGCCGCCTCGCCCAGCGCGTGCTGTGGCGTCTGGGTGTGCAGGAAGTTGGGCCAGAAGAGGATGCCGCCGCGCTGAACGTGATCGGTAAAGCTCTGGCCGCCAGCGGTTTGAGCCCCGATGTGTTCTTCCACATCCATCGCGGCGGGCGCTTGCTGGAAGGCCTGCCTGAAGTCGTGCCCGGCGCTCTGGATCATGCGCTGTGGCATGAGGATACCGCGCCGACGAATCACATCGATGAGGTGGAGCGCATCTGGGCCGCTATCGATGCCGGGGATGACTGGCAGGCTCTGCATGATCATACCGCCGCGATTGGTCGGTTGGGGGAGGCTTTGGGGGAGCCTTTGAAGGCAGTGGGGCATCAGGAAAGGTAA
- a CDS encoding aldehyde dehydrogenase family protein, whose amino-acid sequence MIHTSVSPAQITSLEPATGEVLWQGAVSDIDSSVERARLAWPRWAMLPQSDRVEFCRRLTRDLRRMGEDLVHLLARETGMPLWEAHAETDAAIARVEIVVRAHAERCAQRKLDNGRNGMMATRHKPHGVLGVISPFAQPLLTPLTQIFPALIAGNTVLFKPSDKAVAVGEAIVQAAARMGVPDGVLQLVVGGAEQGQALALHEGLDGLLFAGSASVGLGFARAYANRPDRLLRLELGGNNPLVVWDTPMIADAAALVVQSAFQHGGQRNTSARRLIVKEEMAEPLLTAVKHWADLMICGAPFDDPVPYMGPLSDMAAADGLTQSFIWLMSNGARPIRHPTRPHANLPFLTPGIIDVTPMAQRPDVELFGPLLQVVRVRDFDEAVAVANETQYGLCAALVGGTPEHYSQFWAQSRAGLVHWNRPTTVDLPAAPMGGVGLSGNLRPGGAYASDSCAFPVTSAEVEQPRAVLGAGFMMEEVEGI is encoded by the coding sequence TTGATCCACACGTCTGTCTCGCCCGCTCAGATCACCTCGCTGGAACCGGCGACGGGTGAGGTGCTGTGGCAAGGCGCTGTCAGCGATATCGACAGCAGCGTGGAGCGTGCTCGCCTTGCCTGGCCCCGCTGGGCGATGCTGCCCCAATCCGACCGCGTGGAGTTCTGCCGCCGCCTGACGCGCGACCTGCGCCGCATGGGCGAGGATCTGGTCCATCTGCTGGCCCGCGAAACCGGCATGCCCCTGTGGGAGGCCCATGCCGAGACCGACGCCGCCATCGCCCGCGTGGAGATCGTGGTGCGCGCCCATGCCGAGCGCTGCGCCCAACGCAAACTCGACAATGGCCGCAACGGCATGATGGCCACTCGGCACAAGCCGCATGGCGTGCTGGGGGTGATCAGCCCCTTCGCCCAGCCCCTGCTCACGCCCCTCACCCAGATCTTCCCGGCGCTGATCGCGGGCAACACCGTGCTGTTCAAGCCTTCCGACAAGGCCGTCGCCGTGGGCGAGGCCATCGTGCAGGCCGCCGCGCGGATGGGCGTGCCCGATGGCGTGCTGCAACTGGTTGTCGGCGGGGCCGAGCAGGGTCAGGCGTTGGCGCTGCATGAGGGCCTTGATGGCCTGCTGTTTGCCGGATCGGCTTCGGTGGGGCTGGGCTTCGCGCGGGCCTATGCCAACCGGCCCGACCGCCTGCTGCGGCTGGAACTGGGTGGCAACAATCCGCTGGTGGTCTGGGACACGCCGATGATCGCCGACGCCGCCGCTCTGGTGGTGCAGTCGGCGTTCCAGCATGGCGGGCAGCGCAACACCAGCGCCCGCCGCCTGATCGTGAAGGAGGAGATGGCCGAGCCGCTGCTCACCGCCGTCAAGCACTGGGCTGATCTGATGATCTGCGGCGCGCCCTTCGACGATCCCGTGCCCTATATGGGCCCGCTAAGCGACATGGCCGCCGCCGACGGGCTGACCCAGAGCTTTATCTGGCTGATGTCCAACGGCGCGCGCCCGATCCGCCACCCCACCCGCCCCCACGCCAACCTGCCCTTCCTCACCCCCGGCATCATCGATGTGACGCCCATGGCGCAGCGCCCCGATGTCGAGCTGTTCGGCCCGCTGCTGCAGGTGGTCCGGGTGCGGGATTTCGACGAAGCCGTCGCGGTGGCCAACGAGACGCAATATGGCCTCTGCGCGGCGCTGGTGGGCGGCACGCCGGAGCATTACAGCCAGTTCTGGGCGCAGAGCCGTGCGGGGCTGGTGCATTGGAACCGGCCTACCACCGTCGATCTGCCCGCCGCGCCGATGGGGGGCGTGGGGCTGTCGGGCAATCTGCGTCCGGGTGGGGCCTATGCTTCGGACAGTTGCGCTTTCCCGGTGACCTCGGCGGAGGTGGAGCAGCCTCGGGCCGTGTTGGGGGCCGGGTTTATGATGGAAGAAGTG
- a CDS encoding alpha/beta fold hydrolase — protein sequence MTSFTDRPSADQAYTDRHWQSGDGLSLHFRDYAGPEGGIPVLCLPGLTRNARDFEGLAARLAGRWRVLCPDMRGRGDSAYAKNSATYNPLQYVADVNALLEQEGITRFIAVGTSLGGLMTMLMGMVEPGRIAGAVLNDIGPVIEPEGLARIRDYVGQGGTFPTWMHAARALEEDQSAAFPDYQAADWLAMAKRVMVLNANGRIVYDYDMKIAEPFEKPGGEAGVDLWPGLEALQQVPVLFIRGALSDILSPETLAQMTRRLPRAEAVTVPRTGHAPTLDEPEAAEAIERLLARIVTPVA from the coding sequence ATGACCTCTTTCACCGACCGGCCCAGCGCCGACCAAGCCTATACCGACCGCCACTGGCAAAGTGGTGACGGGCTCTCCCTGCATTTTCGCGATTACGCGGGTCCAGAAGGCGGCATTCCGGTGCTCTGCCTGCCCGGGCTGACCCGCAATGCGCGTGATTTCGAGGGGCTTGCCGCAAGGCTGGCCGGGCGCTGGCGCGTGCTCTGCCCGGATATGCGCGGGCGGGGTGACAGCGCCTATGCCAAGAACTCCGCCACCTACAATCCGCTGCAATATGTGGCCGATGTGAACGCCTTGCTGGAGCAGGAGGGCATCACGCGCTTTATCGCGGTGGGCACCTCGCTGGGCGGCTTGATGACGATGCTGATGGGCATGGTGGAGCCGGGGCGAATCGCCGGCGCGGTGCTGAACGACATCGGCCCGGTGATCGAGCCTGAAGGCTTGGCCCGTATCCGCGACTATGTGGGGCAGGGCGGCACCTTCCCGACATGGATGCACGCCGCCCGCGCTTTGGAAGAAGACCAGAGCGCGGCCTTCCCCGATTATCAGGCGGCGGACTGGCTGGCGATGGCCAAGCGGGTGATGGTGCTCAACGCCAATGGCCGCATCGTCTACGATTACGACATGAAGATTGCCGAGCCCTTCGAAAAGCCGGGCGGCGAGGCGGGTGTCGATCTGTGGCCAGGGCTGGAGGCTTTGCAACAGGTGCCGGTGCTGTTCATCCGCGGCGCCCTGTCGGACATTCTCTCGCCCGAAACGCTGGCGCAGATGACCCGCCGCCTGCCCAGGGCCGAGGCCGTCACCGTGCCCCGCACCGGCCATGCCCCCACGCTGGACGAGCCCGAAGCTGCCGAGGCGATCGAGCGCCTGCTGGCCAGAATCGTGACTCCGGTGGCCTGA